The window GCGGCTTTGTCCTGGTTGGCCGGCGCCGGCAGGAACTTCTCACGCACACCGTCCATCAGCCGCTTGATGTGGGTCCGCGTCAGCGGCCCCGCCAGGTACGACATGGCCCAGCGGGTGTGGAACACCTCGGGCGCGTCGGCGTGCACGTTGTTGAGCAGGAACACCCGGCTGCCGAGCGCGGCGAGCGTCGCCTCCATGGCTTGCTTGTCGAACCCCGAGCCCGCCTGCGCGGACGCGCCCTCGAGCCCCTCGATCACGCGGGCCTTGTCGCGCTCGGTCTGCAGCCGTCCCAAGAACCACGCGCCGCAGTTCGACAGCCCCTTGTAGTCCAGGTCGACCGGGTTCTGGGTCGCCAGCACGCAGCCGACGCCGAACGCGCGGGCCTGCTTCAGCAGCGTCAGCATCGGCCGCTTGGAGGGCGGGTTCGCGACCGGCGGGAAGTAGCCGTAGACCTCGTCCATGTAGAGCAGCGCGCGAAGGCTGCCCGTGCCGGGCTGCGTCCGCATCCAGGCGAGCATCTCGTTGAGCAGGATGGTCACGAAGAACATCCGCTGCGCGTCGTCGAGGTGGGCGATCGAGATGATCGACAGCCGCGGCTTGCCCTCGGGGCTGTAGAGGAGCTGCTGCACGTCGAGCGGCGCGCCCTCCATCCAGCCCGCAAACGACGGGCTCGCCAGCAGGTTGTTGAGGTCCATCGCCAGGGCGGTGCGGTCCTTCTTCGGAAAGAACGCGTCGAGCTCCATCACGCCGACGGTCTCGAACGGCGGGTCCTGGATCTCGCGAATCATCTCGGCGATGTCGAGGTCCTGCCCCGCCTGCCACGCCGTGGTCAACACAGTCGAGAGGAAGATGTGCTCGCGGCTGCGAACCGGGTCGGCGTCGATGCCCAGGAGGGCGAGCAGCCCCGACACGGCCGACGCGACCCGCTCGCGGAACATCTCGGCGTCGGCCAGGATCTCGCGTGGCGGGGCGTTGAAACTCTTCATCACCGTCAGCGGGATGCCGGCAGACGAGCCGGGCGTGAAGATCAGCCGCTCGACCGAGTCGTTGTAGCGCTGGATCCGCTCCGGGCCCTCGCCCCAGCCGGCGAGCCCGTTGCGCCACAGCTCGGCCGTGCTCTCGGCAAACTGATCGGGCGTCTGACCCTTGCGGCGGGCGACGCTCTCGTCGATCCACGGGCGGAAGTCGCTCGGCGCCAGGTTGGGGAACGCGAGCAGCAGGTTGCCGAGGTCGCCCTTCGGATCGATCGCGATCGCCGGCACGCCGTCGAGGGCGGCCTCTTCCAGCAGCGACAGGCACAGGCCGGTCTTGCCGCTGCCGGTCATGCCGACGCAGACCGCGTGGGTAGTGAGGTCGTTGCTCTTCAGCAGCAGCGGGGCCTCGGCGTCGGTCTCGCCGGACGAAAGGTCGTGCCGGCGGCCGAGGTAGAAGTGGTTCTTGCTGTCCAGGTCGGGCATTGACGAGACGGTCCCAGAAAATCGGTTTCAGTTGCGGCCAAGTGAGTTAAAATAAATCAGCGATTGCTTTAATTTGAGTGCCCCGCTTAAAATTGCGCGTAAGTTCATGAATATAAAAGACTTCGGGAAACTGGCGGCAGGGTCGATTTCTGAAATAACCCCATTCTGGGGCGGAAAGCATTGCTTCGATCCCGAGCCCCTCCCTCCCGCTTGGGAGTTTCCCACAGAGCTGTGGCCTCTGCTCAATGAGGCGGTAGCACAGCTCATGCTACTTGAGGGCGTCGGGCGGAGTCTACCAAATCCGACCATCCTCCTCGGTCCGATGCGGGACCGCGAGGCCATTCTTTCGTCGCGGATGGAAGGAACCTTCGCCACTCCCCAACAGCTTCTGCTGTACGAACTCGAACCGATCGAGGCGAGCACCGAATCAGACCCCCGCAACCAATTCCGCGAAGTGGCGAATTATGTGAAAGCGCTGGAGCACGCAGATTCTTCGTCACTGCCGACTGGGCTGCTGCTGATCAGGCAGATGCACGAACGGCTGCTTGACGGCGTCCGTGGCGAGAACAAGGAGCCAGGCCGGTTTCGACGGCAGCAGGTCGCTATCGGATCCGATGCGAGGTTCGTTCCTCCACCGCCCGAACGCCTAACCGATTTCTTGGACGAACTTGACGCCTACCTCGCGGCGGAAGATCGACGCTTCCATCCGTTGGTAGTGTGCTTCCTCATCCACTATCAGTTTGAGACGATTCACCCGTTCTCAGACGGGAACGGGAGGGTCGGACGCTTACTATTGACCCATATGATTAAGCAACAGTGCTCGCTCACGATGCCTTGGCTCCATATGAGTGAGTACTTTAGCCGCGATCATGGCGGGTACTGCAACTATCTCTACCGCGTGAGCTGCTCGGGGGAGTGGCAGAATTGGATCGAGTACTGCCTGCAAGGCGTCGTTCGCCTCGCAGGGGAGGCGGTGCTGCGTTGTGATCGATTAAGGAGGCTCAGGGACGAGCATTTCGAACGATTGTCGAAAACTCGCGGAGCGGTTCGGCTTCACGGAATAGTTGAGGGGCTGTACCAGACGCCAGTCGTGACGATCGCTAGCTTGCCCGAGGCATATCAGGTCACGTACCCGACGGCTAAGGCCGACGTCGAAAAGCTAGTGAAGCTTGAAATTCTGAGCGAGTGGCCCGACAAGCACCCCAAGACCTACTACGCCCCGGAGATCTTTGACATTGCTTACGAGGGGCTCTAAACATCGACGACGTCCCCGTTGTCACGCCCCCTCGCGGCCCTTCTCGGGCGTGGGGTCCTTCACCACGCCGTAGATCTCACGGCCTTCATGGTCCTCGGGCAGGTGCTCGGTGATCGGTTTCCCGTCCTCGGTGACGAACAGCAGGCAGTGGCAGTACTTCCACTTCTTCATTTCATCGCAGGCGCAGATCCAGCGGCGGCCGTGCTCGTCGAGCTCCTTCTGCTTGTCGGGGTAGAAGTTGCAGGGGCATAGCGGGCGGCCCACCTGCTCGATGTTCGCCGCTAGTCCGTTGATAACGACCTCGGTGACGCCCGAGTCTGGGTGTCCGACCGTGCCGGTCTTCTCCCAGTACTTCTGGACGTACTTGGTCATCCGATCGATATTCTTCTGAGTGGGTTGGTGTGTGCCCATAAGCGTGGCTCCGCTGTTGTTTTTGATGCGTGACCCTACTCAGGATAGCGGCTCACGCCGATCAACGCGAAGCGAACTCAGCGGAGAGTGCTGGCGTGAAGCGGCCCGGCGCGGACGGTGCGCCTTCAGTAGCGCCGGTTCGGGGCGCGGCTGCTACGCCGCCCGGCGGAACGGCTCCGCCGCCGCTGCGCGGGCAGTCCGGAACGCCCGCTTGAGTTTTTGGCGGTAGAACTCGTAGCTGAGGCCAAGGTCCGTGGGTTTGTCGGGCCGCCAGTCGCGCCACTCGGTGCGCTGCATGACGCGGTAGAAGTCGTCGCGGTGGGGGTGATCGCAGTAATAGCGCCAAGGCTTGGCCGGCGAGCAGAAGTGGACAATCCACGGGTCTTGGAGGAGCTGCTGGTAGGCGTGCTTGTCGAGGGGGGACTCGCGCCAACTGCTGAGCAGGTGGACGCCCGCGGCCTGGTTCCAGCGAGGGTCGAGCGGCCGCCACTGGTCGGCGAGTCGCACGTTAAGCGCGTACTGATCCCACCACAGGACGTGCTCGCGGTTTGCCTCGAGGCAGTCGAATACCTCGCCGCCGATGTCCTCCTGGCGCCACCGCTGCGCGTCGAGCACCATCAGCCCCGAGTTGAAGTACTTCGACTCGGGCCGCAGGCCGAGCTCGCGGTAGTTGGCGATCGGCCTCGCCGCGGTGAGCCGCCGCAGCAGCGGCTTGCCCGCGGCCGCCACATCGGCGTCGAACCACGGGGCGGTCATCTCCTGCACCGCGAGGGTCAGGTAGTCGCCCAGCGGCTCGGCGTACAGGTCCGCCAGGCTGCGAAGGACCAGCATGTCGGCGTCAAAGTAGACCAGCTTGCCGACGTCGCTCGGCAGCAATTCGGGGAGCATCAGCCGCAGGTAACACGCCGGGCTGATGTGGTCGCTGACCGGCAGGTGCTCTACCGCGCCGATGTCGGGCTCGATCCACTCTAGGCGGACGCGCGGGTCTTGCCACGACTGCTCCAGCCGGTCGCGACTCTCGGGGGACAGGCCGCCATCAAACACAAACAGGCGGAGGCGGCAGTCGGCGTCCAGCGAATCAATCGCCGAGCGGACGGTCACGCCCAACGGCAGGGCGTAGCCCTCGTCCGCCCCGGTGGCGGCAGTCACTTCGTTGCAACAATCGTGGCCCAAGCTAGGCTCCTTCAGTTGTCTGCGTGTCATCGGGTGCGGTGGGGCTAAGCTGCGGCTCGAGGCGCCGCCGCCGGGAGCGTTTGTTGTCCGTGGGGCAGCGGCAGGCGTTCGCTTGCGGTCCAACCTTTGGTGGCCGCGTGCCGCAGCGTCTGGAACAGGTAGTCGATTTGAAGCGGGCGGAGTCGCCACGCGGCGAAGAACAGCGGCGCGGCCCGGGAGCGATTCGCCGAGGGGTCGGCCGTGGGGTGGTTCTTCGCGTGGAGTTTGGCGGACACTGCGTGCGCCCGCGCCGACAGCCGTGCCGCCTCGCCCGGCGCGCCGCCGGGCATGTCGAGGTTCCAGCTGGTCAGCGTGGCGAACTCCTCGGTGGTGCCCGCGATCCGCTGGGTTGTGGCGCCGTCGTGCTGCTTGCGGTACAGGCAGTGGACTCCGCCGACGCAGCGGAACCGCTTGCCGAGCTTGGCCACGCGGAAGAAGAACTCGGCATCCTCGCAGTACCGGAATGTTGTGTTCCAGCGGCCGGCTTCCGCGAGCACGCTCCGCCGCAGCACCGTGGCCGAGGGGGTGACAAAGTTGCGGCCGAGCAACGAGTGAGGGAACCGCAGGACCTCCTCCCGCGAGGGCCCCCAGAACCCAATCATCTGGTCGGAGCCATCCTCAAACATGGCGGCCGCCGAGTAGGCAACGTCGTCGCCAGAATCACGCAACGCCCCGACGCACGCCCGCAGGTGGGTTGGCAGCCAGAGGTCGTCGCAGTCGAGGAACGCGACGTACTCTCCCTTGGCGAGCTCAAACGCCAGGTTCCGTGTGGCCGCGGCGCCGAGCGACTGCTCGTTGCGGCTGTAGCATACGCGGCGCCCCGGGCAGCGGGACGCAAAGCGTTGGACGATCGATTGCGTCTCGCCCTGGGAGCCGTCTTCGATGACGATCACCTCCCAGTCGCCGTGAGCCTGCGCGGCGACCGAGTCGAGTGCGGCGCCGATGTACTTGTCGCCGTTGCGGGTCGGGATCACCACCGACACGCGACCCTCGGCCGCCGGGTATTGGAACGTCAACGCCTGCATCGCTGCTGCTCCTCGTTGGGCGTTTACAGGACCCATACCGTGCCGCCGAGTCGGCGTGGACCGCCGCACTCATCCACGATCTGCATCACTCCGGGGAACTTGTCGCAGTAGTCGTGCCCAGAGATGATCTGAGCGCCAACTTCTTTGGCCCAGAGGATGTCCTTCTTCGTCTCGTCGTAGTCGTGCATGGCGTCGAGGAACACCATCGAGGGCGCCGGTCCGTTGTAGCTCTTGAAGAACTCGTTCTTGTCGCTCCGCACCATTTGGACCTCGCCGCGGGCGATGGGGTAGTGCAGGATCTGCGCCGCCAGGTCGTGCTGAACATCGGGTGGCAGGCCCCAAGGATTCCAGCAAAACAAGTCGACCGTGATGATTTTTTGTTCGGGGGTCTTGGCCAACGCCATGTGGGTGGCCGTGATGCCCAACAGCGTGCCGATCTCGATGATCGGGCCCGCGTGCTGCGACGATTCTCTGACCAACTCGGTGATCAGCTCTACCCCAGCGGGCTCGACCGTGCAGTCCTGTGGGTGGAAGTCGTGAATGCTACCGCCGGAGCTCGATCGGCCGCCGGAGATCTGGCGGAAAGGCCGGACGCACTCTCGCCAGATTTTTTGGTGTGGCGCGAGCGGCGATTTCGTTAGGACACTCATGGCAAGTCCTTATGGAGGGGGCAGTCTGCTCGCAACCCGCTCCGGGGCGGGGTGGTTGCGGTCAAGCGACGCCGAGTTGGGCGACCCATTTCGGAGTAATTCCGCGGGAAGCTCGCAGAACCGTCAACCGGCGTCAACCACAATGCCAAGCTGAACAGCCCCCAGCGAGAGCGGGGCGCCCCCCCAATATGTGGGGCTCTAGCAAGGCGCGCCACGCCCGCGGCCAATGCCGTGAACCGTGGCACGCCACATTGCTCGATGCCCGACCATTCGGTTTCTGGCCCGCCTGGGCGCCGCCGGCCTGGGCGCCGCATAGATCAGGCTCCGAAGCGTCTCGAGTTCGGCGGCCGCGGCGGGATATTCAAGCCTGGGCTGCAAATCTGGCCCGGCAATTTAGGACCGGCGCAGAACTTGCTTTCTGTCCTGGCAGGCGGCTTTCAACCTACCGAGTTGTTGGGCTCTAGGTGACCGGCAACCGAGGTAGAAACGTTAGGAGAGGTGCTGTGATTTTGAAAGAAAGCCGCTTGCGATCGGCCTGCGCGCTGGTTTCGGCGCTGGTAGCCTCGGCGCCCGCGTGCGGTGACCAGTCGTTCGGCCGCGCCGACGTTGAGGCAATCGCTGAACGAATGGGCGCCTCGCCCCACGTGCCGCCTGAGAAAGTGGCGCCAGCATTTCTCGACCTTACCTACGACACCTACCGCCTGATCGCTCAACGGCACGAGCGAGCTATGTGGCGGGACGCCGAGCTCTCGACCTGGGTCGAGTTCTTTCCGGCTGGGTTCCTGCACCAGTACCCCGTCCGGATTCATGTTGTGGATAACGGCGCGAGTTCGCCGATCCCCTACAGCAGCCAATGGTTCCAGTTCCGCGGACAGGCCGAGTCGCTGCGCGACGAGCCGGGCGGCGGCTTCGCGGGCTTCCGCCTGCTCACCAGGCTGCCAGGGAACGAACACCCCACCGAGTACCTGGCGTTCCTCGGCGCGAGCTACTTCCGCGGCATCGGATCGGGTCAGTGGTACGGCTCGTCCGCCCGCGGCCTGGCGATCGATATTGGTCTGCCCCGCCCTGAGGAGTTTCCGCGGTTCACCGACTTCTGGATCCAACGCCCCGCCGAGACGGACGCCGGCAGTGCTTCAGAAGAGCAGGTGGTGTGGGCCTTGCTCGAGAGTCCCGGCGTCGTTGGAGCTTACGAGTTCCGCATCCGCCCTGGACGCAACCTGCCGATAGGCGTCCACGCCAAGCTGTGGCGGCGGCACGGCATCCAGAAGCTGGCGGTCGCTCCCCTAACCAGTATGTGGATGTGGGACAACGGCGGCGGCCCCGCCGGCGACAACCGACCCGAGGTCCACGACGCCGACGGGCTGCTCATCCATCGCGACGCCGATCAGTGGGTGTGGCGCGGCTTGACCAATCCAGAGACGCCACGCGTCGAGCGTTGGCGGGCAGAAGAGCTGCACGGCTTTGGCCTCGTGCAGCGAGACCGCGACCCCGCGAACTACGCCGACTCCGAGGCTCGGTACCACCTCCGCCCGAGCGTGTGGGTGCAGCCGGATGCCGACCACCCCTGGGAGGCGGGACACGTTGAGTTGCTCGAGCTGCCGGCGCCCCACGAGGGGGTAGACAACATTGGCGCCTATTTCGTCATGGATTCGACCTCGCGGACAGCGCGGGACCCTATCGAGCTGGACTACGAGCTCACCTTCGGGGTGGGGCTGCCCGCAGGCCGCTCGGTCGCAGTGATCAAAACGGAACAGATCGACCAGCCCGCGGGCGAGATCACGGTCCGCTTCCAGGCGGCCGTAGGTCAGCGGTTCAACTCAACCGCCGCGATTGGCGCAGTGGCCAAGGCCAGCACACCGCTCGAGGTGGTTGTGCGGTCCATCGAGATCGGCGCCGAAGAGATTGAAGTGACGGTTGGCGTACCGCCAGCCGGAGAGGAGGAGCCACGCATCGAAGTGTGGCTGGAGCAGGCAGGCAAAACCGTTTCAGAGATTGGGAGTTATAGATGGACCCGTTGAAATCTTCGCAAACCGACACCCCTCCCAACGCCGAGTGGGCGACAGACGCTGCTTCGTCGGAGGTGAGGACGCTCGTAGCAGACTACGCCCGAGCGCACGGCGTGCGAGACCCAGACGTGCTGGCTGGATTCTCCCGTCAGTGTGTGGCGATTGCACACCAGTCCCTCGAGCAGCGTCCCGACGGGGAGCACGACGACCCCCACGGACGGCTCGAGCGGGAGGCGGTCGCGATCGCTATGCAACACCTGTCCTGCAGCGACGGCGACGCCGCATTGGGTCGGCTCTCCCGCCGCGACGTCGCCCCGGCCGAGCGGCCTGCCGCGATGCCGCCGCAGCCGCTCGGCGAGTTGCACCCGATCGTGAATCCAGAGAAGTGGGTGGCGGTATTCCAGGGCGTCGGGGCGACGGTCCGACTGTCCTCGGACCAGCAGCGGTAGACGCCTGGGAACGGGGCCCGCTGGCGGCGGCCCCCGGTTTCACCAGCACTAACTCACCAGCAACGGGCGCCCGGGGCGCCGAGAACCAAAGGAATTCGTCCGATGAACCAGCCAGAAGCCAACGCCGCGCCCAGACGCTGGGCGGCGCTGCTCGCCGTCGTGGCGGCGTGCTCCGCCCTGGTCACGCTCGTCTTCTGGAACCTGGTGGCAGGCCCCTCCGCGACCTTCGCTGACGTGCTGGTTTCATTCCTGTTCTTCGTGCTCACGGGCTGGATTCTGTTGTGGACCGGCGTCGCGGTGATTGGAGCCTTCCTGCTGCACCGAGCCCACGGTGAGACGCCGCAGTCGTTCTGCCAGGCCGGTCCAAGCAGCGGCGACCGCCGCTGCGCGGTGCTGCTGCCAACCTACAACGAGGACCCGAGTCTGATCTTCGCGGGGTTGCAGGCGATGGTCGACTCGCTGGTCGACACCGGCAACGCCGCGAGGTTTGACTTCTACGTGCTGAGCGACACCACCAGGCCGGCAGTATGGCTCGAAGAGGAACGCCAGTGGCGGCGCCTTGGCGCCGGGCAGCCCGGCCGTCCCCGCGTCTACTACCGCCACCGCAACGAGAACTCGGGCAAGAAGGCGGGCAATATCGCCGACTTCTGCCGACGCTGGGGAGCCAAGTACGAGTACATGGTCGTGCTCGACGCCGACAGCCTGGTCGAGGGCGAAACGCTCGTCGAGATGGCCCGCCGAATGGACGCCGACCCAAAGCTGGGCATCCTCCAGACCCCGCCGCTCCCGCTTGGCGGCGCCTCAACGCTTTCGCGCTGCCAGCAATTTGTCTGCCGGCTCTGCGGCCCGGCGCTGACGCGTGGCCTGGCCTACGTAACCGCCGACGGCGGCAACTACTGGGGCCACAACGCGATCATCCGCACCGGGGCATTCATGCGTCACTGCGGTCTGTCGGCCCTGCCGGGCGCCCCGCCGCTGGGCGGTCAAATACTCAGCCACGATTTCGTCGAGGCCGCTTTGATTCATCGGGCGGGCTACAAGGTGCAGCTCGCCTGGGACCTCGGCGGCAGCTACGAGCAGAGCCCCGGCACGCTGCCAGAGTTCGCCGTTCGAGACCAGCGGTGGAGCCAGGGCAACCTGCAGCACGCCCGACTCATCGTTAGCCGCGACATCCCATGGTCCAACCGCATGCACTTCCTGACCGGCGTCGCTTGCTACGCGGCCTCGCCGGTGTGGCTGGCCTTCTTGCTGCTCAGCCCGCTGGCGTTCCTCGACACGGGCGCCGCCGCGGTCGTTGGCGGCGGAGGCATCGCGCTGTTCGGTTCCGTCATGGCTCTGCTGCTGCTCCCACGCGCAATCGGGCTCTCGCTGGTAGCGCGGAGTCGGGCAGAAATGGAAGGGTTTGGCGGTGCGGCGAGGCTGATTGCGAGCACAGTCTTCGAATTCCTCGTGTCGGTGCTCATCGCGCCGATCATGATGGCCTTCCACTCAACGTTTGTAGTCTCGACCCTGCTGGGGACCTGCGTCGGCTGGAACGCCCAGGACCGCGACACCGAGCGGCTTTCCTGGCGGGACGCATTCGCCGTGCACTGGCGCCACACCGCCGCGGGGCTCGCAACCACAGCCGTAGCTGCCTGGGCGTCGCCGACGCTGCTGCTCTGGCTGTCGCCATTGCTGGCGGGGCTCGTGTTCTCGATTCCCCTCTCGGTTGCGCTCAGCAGTTCTTGGGTCGGAAGGGCCGTCCGCAGCGTTGGCCTGCTGCAATCGCCGGAGGAGACCAGCCCTCCCGACATTGTGCGGCGCTACCACGCCCACCGTACGGCAGGCGAACAGACGCCGAACGCTGCGGCCCCGACCTTCCGCGACTTTGTGCAGGACGGCCTCGGCGTGAGCGATCACATCGTCGCGATATCGGCGACGCGGTCGGTTCAAGTAGCGCCGGTGCAGACGGTCGACCGGCTCACGGCCTGGGCCCGCGGCGGGGCCGCCGTCGACCCGGACGAGGACGATCAGCGGGCCGTGCTGTGCGACCCCGATGCGCTGCGCGGCATCCATCGGGACCTCTGGGTGCACAGCCGCGGCCGCCCACTATCCACCAACTGAAACGCCTCCTCACCCCGCACCGCCCGCTGCCGCAGCGGGCGAGCAACGGAACGGAAATCGGAAAACCGGAGAAAGTAGAATGTACCGCCCCATGCGAAACGACGACGACGGACACGACGACCCCAGGGATCCCTCACGCCGGCTCCGCAGCCTGATCAGGGCAATGGAGAGGGGCGCCATGCCCCAGGGGCGCCTTAATGGCGCGGCGCGAATCGGATCGATCGATAGTGACTCCGCAGAGCTCGATCGGCTCCGTAGAGACTGGCAACGGCGCGAGCGACTCTACGACGCGCACGGCGCTAAGGCCCCAACGCGGTCGCCGCGCGGACGCAAACCACCGGCTCCCGAGCCGCTGTTCCGTTTGCGCCTGTGGGTGCTGCTTGTCTGGACAGCGGTCGTGGCGGGACTCTGCACCGCGTTCGTGACCGGCGGCGCCCACTGGGCCGCCGCCGTCGGGACGCTTACCGTGAGCGCTGTGACCGCGGCCGTGCTGCTCGCCGTCCTCCACCGTGGCGCCGACCGGGCCTTCTACGCCGGTTTCGCGGCGTTTGCGTTGGCGTTCTTGAAGACCGGCGGCGGCTGGAT is drawn from Posidoniimonas polymericola and contains these coding sequences:
- a CDS encoding helicase HerA domain-containing protein — its product is MPDLDSKNHFYLGRRHDLSSGETDAEAPLLLKSNDLTTHAVCVGMTGSGKTGLCLSLLEEAALDGVPAIAIDPKGDLGNLLLAFPNLAPSDFRPWIDESVARRKGQTPDQFAESTAELWRNGLAGWGEGPERIQRYNDSVERLIFTPGSSAGIPLTVMKSFNAPPREILADAEMFRERVASAVSGLLALLGIDADPVRSREHIFLSTVLTTAWQAGQDLDIAEMIREIQDPPFETVGVMELDAFFPKKDRTALAMDLNNLLASPSFAGWMEGAPLDVQQLLYSPEGKPRLSIISIAHLDDAQRMFFVTILLNEMLAWMRTQPGTGSLRALLYMDEVYGYFPPVANPPSKRPMLTLLKQARAFGVGCVLATQNPVDLDYKGLSNCGAWFLGRLQTERDKARVIEGLEGASAQAGSGFDKQAMEATLAALGSRVFLLNNVHADAPEVFHTRWAMSYLAGPLTRTHIKRLMDGVREKFLPAPANQDKAAKADRPADTMPAPAPTPAAQASVADGVEQLWVAIREQLPADAQVEYRPALLGSGKAHFVDRKPEVDVWRDLFVMKSQNELIPDGVWEGALVYDVCPKFTQQPVAGVAQAPLPAELAEAKQYKTFAKDLEEWIYQEQRLTLYECESLDEVSRPDEDEQQFRARLAEQARLRLLEEQQKVEQSYSKKIARAEEKVAKKQSYYDEQRSQFWGRIGGFLMKVLELVLSLAGGKATKRKQSTSVTAARQAATEHGQASRAKQALEEAQAELEALREEQEQAVADVKSAYSPDTLRLTPVEVPPRKSDIDVSRVVLAWLPYELSNSGGATPAY
- a CDS encoding Fic family protein: MNIKDFGKLAAGSISEITPFWGGKHCFDPEPLPPAWEFPTELWPLLNEAVAQLMLLEGVGRSLPNPTILLGPMRDREAILSSRMEGTFATPQQLLLYELEPIEASTESDPRNQFREVANYVKALEHADSSSLPTGLLLIRQMHERLLDGVRGENKEPGRFRRQQVAIGSDARFVPPPPERLTDFLDELDAYLAAEDRRFHPLVVCFLIHYQFETIHPFSDGNGRVGRLLLTHMIKQQCSLTMPWLHMSEYFSRDHGGYCNYLYRVSCSGEWQNWIEYCLQGVVRLAGEAVLRCDRLRRLRDEHFERLSKTRGAVRLHGIVEGLYQTPVVTIASLPEAYQVTYPTAKADVEKLVKLEILSEWPDKHPKTYYAPEIFDIAYEGL
- a CDS encoding ferredoxin-thioredoxin reductase catalytic domain-containing protein encodes the protein MGTHQPTQKNIDRMTKYVQKYWEKTGTVGHPDSGVTEVVINGLAANIEQVGRPLCPCNFYPDKQKELDEHGRRWICACDEMKKWKYCHCLLFVTEDGKPITEHLPEDHEGREIYGVVKDPTPEKGREGA
- a CDS encoding glycosyltransferase family 8 protein — encoded protein: MTRRQLKEPSLGHDCCNEVTAATGADEGYALPLGVTVRSAIDSLDADCRLRLFVFDGGLSPESRDRLEQSWQDPRVRLEWIEPDIGAVEHLPVSDHISPACYLRLMLPELLPSDVGKLVYFDADMLVLRSLADLYAEPLGDYLTLAVQEMTAPWFDADVAAAGKPLLRRLTAARPIANYRELGLRPESKYFNSGLMVLDAQRWRQEDIGGEVFDCLEANREHVLWWDQYALNVRLADQWRPLDPRWNQAAGVHLLSSWRESPLDKHAYQQLLQDPWIVHFCSPAKPWRYYCDHPHRDDFYRVMQRTEWRDWRPDKPTDLGLSYEFYRQKLKRAFRTARAAAAEPFRRAA
- a CDS encoding glycosyltransferase family 2 protein, which translates into the protein MQALTFQYPAAEGRVSVVIPTRNGDKYIGAALDSVAAQAHGDWEVIVIEDGSQGETQSIVQRFASRCPGRRVCYSRNEQSLGAAATRNLAFELAKGEYVAFLDCDDLWLPTHLRACVGALRDSGDDVAYSAAAMFEDGSDQMIGFWGPSREEVLRFPHSLLGRNFVTPSATVLRRSVLAEAGRWNTTFRYCEDAEFFFRVAKLGKRFRCVGGVHCLYRKQHDGATTQRIAGTTEEFATLTSWNLDMPGGAPGEAARLSARAHAVSAKLHAKNHPTADPSANRSRAAPLFFAAWRLRPLQIDYLFQTLRHAATKGWTASERLPLPHGQQTLPAAAPRAAA
- a CDS encoding class I SAM-dependent methyltransferase, whose protein sequence is MSVLTKSPLAPHQKIWRECVRPFRQISGGRSSSGGSIHDFHPQDCTVEPAGVELITELVRESSQHAGPIIEIGTLLGITATHMALAKTPEQKIITVDLFCWNPWGLPPDVQHDLAAQILHYPIARGEVQMVRSDKNEFFKSYNGPAPSMVFLDAMHDYDETKKDILWAKEVGAQIISGHDYCDKFPGVMQIVDECGGPRRLGGTVWVL
- a CDS encoding glucan biosynthesis protein, whose product is MILKESRLRSACALVSALVASAPACGDQSFGRADVEAIAERMGASPHVPPEKVAPAFLDLTYDTYRLIAQRHERAMWRDAELSTWVEFFPAGFLHQYPVRIHVVDNGASSPIPYSSQWFQFRGQAESLRDEPGGGFAGFRLLTRLPGNEHPTEYLAFLGASYFRGIGSGQWYGSSARGLAIDIGLPRPEEFPRFTDFWIQRPAETDAGSASEEQVVWALLESPGVVGAYEFRIRPGRNLPIGVHAKLWRRHGIQKLAVAPLTSMWMWDNGGGPAGDNRPEVHDADGLLIHRDADQWVWRGLTNPETPRVERWRAEELHGFGLVQRDRDPANYADSEARYHLRPSVWVQPDADHPWEAGHVELLELPAPHEGVDNIGAYFVMDSTSRTARDPIELDYELTFGVGLPAGRSVAVIKTEQIDQPAGEITVRFQAAVGQRFNSTAAIGAVAKASTPLEVVVRSIEIGAEEIEVTVGVPPAGEEEPRIEVWLEQAGKTVSEIGSYRWTR
- the mdoH gene encoding glucans biosynthesis glucosyltransferase MdoH; translated protein: MRPMNQPEANAAPRRWAALLAVVAACSALVTLVFWNLVAGPSATFADVLVSFLFFVLTGWILLWTGVAVIGAFLLHRAHGETPQSFCQAGPSSGDRRCAVLLPTYNEDPSLIFAGLQAMVDSLVDTGNAARFDFYVLSDTTRPAVWLEEERQWRRLGAGQPGRPRVYYRHRNENSGKKAGNIADFCRRWGAKYEYMVVLDADSLVEGETLVEMARRMDADPKLGILQTPPLPLGGASTLSRCQQFVCRLCGPALTRGLAYVTADGGNYWGHNAIIRTGAFMRHCGLSALPGAPPLGGQILSHDFVEAALIHRAGYKVQLAWDLGGSYEQSPGTLPEFAVRDQRWSQGNLQHARLIVSRDIPWSNRMHFLTGVACYAASPVWLAFLLLSPLAFLDTGAAAVVGGGGIALFGSVMALLLLPRAIGLSLVARSRAEMEGFGGAARLIASTVFEFLVSVLIAPIMMAFHSTFVVSTLLGTCVGWNAQDRDTERLSWRDAFAVHWRHTAAGLATTAVAAWASPTLLLWLSPLLAGLVFSIPLSVALSSSWVGRAVRSVGLLQSPEETSPPDIVRRYHAHRTAGEQTPNAAAPTFRDFVQDGLGVSDHIVAISATRSVQVAPVQTVDRLTAWARGGAAVDPDEDDQRAVLCDPDALRGIHRDLWVHSRGRPLSTN